The nucleotide sequence TGGGTCCTGGTGGGGCGGGACCCAGTGCCTGGGTGATGGGCTGACCTCAGACTTCGGCTCACCCACGGGGGCCGGAGGACAGAGCGTTCaggtctggggctggggctggggctgggcagggggtggggggaggggacagagttGATGGTATGAACGTGGGCAAAGACGGCCTCTTCTGGTGGTTTCTAGTGGCTCAGCTAAAGATGAAACCAAGGCCTCGGCTGAGTGCAGAGGCCAGTGGCTGGGGAGCGGTGCAGGAATCCGGCCTGGGAAAGCCAGGGAGTGAACCGACGCAGAGATCCCCAGGCTGTCCCTGTGGGTCCACTTGCGGTGTTTGGTCACTGCTTTAGAGGGCTGGGCAGCCCTGGGGCCCGAAACCGTGGTGACAGCCTAGAGCTCAGCTCCCCTGGAGGCCAGTGGGAACGAGAAGCAGGCAGCAGGGCCCCCGGGGGCGGAGAGCCAGGCCTGGCGGGGCAGGTGGACCGCAGTGTGCAGCACGGTAGGGGACAGGGTGTTCGGTAAAATGACAGCAGCTCCTCTTTGTTTCCAggtttttatttgccttttataaTTCtgatatttatgtacatatatatatagactttTGCTTTTTGTAAAGGGCTCATCCACAGACCGAGCAAAGGCATATGGGGAGATGGGGGCTGCTGGGCGGGAGCGCAGCAGAGCCGGGAGAAccaatctttccttttttttttttttttttgtctgtttttatttttcctgggaTGGGATCATCAAAGCTAATTGCTATAAAACCTAGAAACCACCTAGAGACTCAGACATCTGCCTACACACTAGTGGCATATGGGGAAAGGGCATGGGTGCAAACTTTCAAAGTCACGGTGTATTTACATCccaaggtggggctgggggaggctgaGGAAGGGAACTGTTCagactgggggcgggggcggggggtcgCTAAGGGGTCCTGGGGTGcggtggaggctgggagaggccaAGGTCAGGGGGGAGGAGGTGTGCCTGCCCCGCACCTGGGCAGTGACGGAGGCCACTTGGATGTCGTCTGGCGGGTACCAAAGGCAGCGTGTGTATGGAACTCCTGAAAGCCGGCCGCAGGGTGGGGTGGGCCGGGCCGAGTGCGACACCGGCAGGTGGGACTCTGGGCTCTCCAGATGGCCTCCTCTGCACCCATGGCCAGCCTGCCCAGCTCCCATCCCAGTTGGAGCAGAGATGGCAAAGAAAAGGGAGCAGATGGTGGGGACACTGTGTTCTGTCCCCTGTCCCAGCCAGGCTGGCCAAGCAATGGCTGGGGGTGCAGGTGCCAGCCGTGGTCCTGAGGAGATCCCACCGGGCAGCATCCCCGCTTCCTCTGCCCTGACCACAGCCTCTCTCTGCCCAAAGGCCGGCGAGGCAGCACCTGAAGGCTCCTGATGTGTGGGTGACTGGCCCCCGAGCTGGAGTAAAGCAGTGTGTGCCCAAGAAGGGGTGCAGCTGGGTTTTGGCAATCGAGTGGGGACCAGGCAGTCAGAAGGGGATTAGAGGCAGTGAGTTCCTCTTCTCTGCCCCCGACTTAAGCCTCCCTCGGGCTCAGGATCAGAGGGCCGGGCCACCGCCTGGTGAAGAGAGGGAGGGGCCTCAGTCCCAAGGTCAGGGACCCAGCACAGGCCTCGGACGGGGGGGCTTGGCCTCTGAGTCGGCTGCggcctggccctgggctggcTGGACCCTGCTACTCCAGGGTCCCTGCAGGGTTGATGGGGGAGGCGGCCCCTGAGCTGTCGTTGCCTCCCGccgcctccttctccttcttgccACTGTACTGGCCGATGAAGGAGCCGTCCTCGTTGAACTGCACGTCCACACTGCCCCCGTAGTCGGCCAGGCTGTCGTCACTGCCCAGGGGCTTGATGTCTCCGTTGAGGGATGGCTGGCTGCTGCCGAAGGCCTTCTCCTCGTTGTCACTGCAGGGggagggcagaagggagtgggaggctGCCCAGCAGTGCCCGGCAGGAGCTGGCAGGTGCTGGCCTGCAGAGGAGGcctggctgggggcggggcagagCCCCAGAGGCCTGGGTTCCGCTAGTCTTCCGTCTTCCGTCTTCCGTGTGCTCTGAATGTACTGGGGCAGAGGCCCTCCGCCTGGACACACTGCCGGGAGGGCAGGTGGCACAGCACGAGTGGGGCGAGGCTTGGGCGTGCCCTGGatcctgggggaggtggggggctcgCGGGGCCTGGCTCCCATCTGCAGACGAGATGGGCGGGGGTACCTGTACCGCTGTGGCCCCGGCAGAGCCCAGAGAGTGGCAGCTGGGATGGGGACAGGCAGGCCCGGGAGCTGAGTGTCAGCGTTGGCTTCTCCCTGAAATAGGGAGCTGCCGGGCCGGAGAGCCGGGGGCGCGCAGAGGCCTGGCAAGCAGGGGCCGGTGGCACTCCCGGGCACACGGCGGCCATGGGAGGCCCCCGGCCCTGCAGTCTAACAGCATCTCCCCACCCGCCCCGCCTTACCTCTCCAGGGACCTGCCGGTACCCCGCAGCacgaaggagagagagagagacggggtcAGGCCTGAAAGCGAGCAGCTGGGCGGCCCATCGGCGCCTGCCCCCGCCCAGCTCACCTGTACTCGCCGAAGGCTTCGTCCTTCATGGGCCGGGCCTCCGAGTCCGCCTGGGTGTCTTCCTTGTCCTTCACTGCAGACAAAAAGAGGGCCCAGCTTCTCCTCCCGCCCAGCCTCCACCGGGCAATGGGCCTCGCCCCAGGCAGGGATGCAGGCGAGGCTGTCCCTCTGGGCCCTGAACGCTGACAGCACCCTGTTTCAGCGGCTCTCAGGAACCGACAAGCCTTCAAGGGTGAACTGCTCGCCCCCCGTGGGCCTGGCTACCACGCGCCCCGGTGTGCGCAGAAACTCCCCTTAGGCCTCCTGCCTGCCCCCAACACGCCCACCCTATCCTGCCAGGGGCTCCCGGGACCAAGGAGAACTCGCAGGAGGGATGAACGGGGGCCCTCGGCGACCATCCTCCCTGAGCCCTGGGGTCAGGAGTTACCTGAGTACTTGCCACCCTTGCTGCGCTTGATAAAGCAAAGGATGAGGAAGATGAGAAGCAGGACGATGATGGCGCTGACGAAGCCGATGAACCAGCCCTCCGTGGCAAAGCCGGCGGGAGGGAGTCTCACTCGGCCTGGCAGGGACAGTGGGAAGGAGAACGAGCCCAGGCCCGGGGTAAGATGCTGGGTCCCGGGCGCTGCAGACCCACCACCTGagcctgccccccccaccccgttcccAGCCTTGTGCGCGGGCTTCCCTCAGAGCCTCTAGTTCCATTGGTCCACTCCCGACCCCTCCACCCCCGGGGACCGGGCAAGGGCAGGTGAGGGCCAGGCCCATGGACGCCAGAGGGCCCGGGAGGAGCGATAAGCTGGGGCGAAGCGTGCTTGGAGCTGAGGCTTGCGGGGGACCCTCTGCGGGACAGGGAGGAGGACCTTCTGCAAAAGTGGTTGCCCTGGCAACAGTTCAAACAGAGGATACAAAAAGGGATCGTTCCAGGGACCCAGACTTCTCCATCCTGGGCCGCGGGGCACCCAGGTACTGGGAGGAAGAGCCGAGCCGTGGCCTGGGGCCTGAGGTGGCTGTAGCCTGGCCGGCGACGGAGGGACGCTGACCAGTCAGTGCCCGAGGCTCCCTTACCAGTGCCGTTGGTCTTCACGGCCATCTGGTGCAGAAGAACCCTCTCCTTGAGCAAGTGGATCTCGTAGTCGGTGTCAGGCTGCAGGTCCCACTGCGTGTAGGAGCTCTGGTTGTAGCTGACGTACTGCGGCGGGAGATGAGCGCCCAGCTTCTCATCTGTAGGGGTGAGAGGGCAGCAGGGGTGAACGGGAGGGCCCGGCAGCACCCTGGCTCCACGCCCCCCCGCAGCCCCTCTGGGCCCTGAGCCCCCTTCCCCCTACTACAGGGTCCCCTTTTGCGCTCACCCCCCAGGGCTTTGAACCAGATCTGGAACCCGAAGTTGCACTGGCCCTCCTTGGGGACCCAGGAGACCACACTGTAATTCTCGCCAGCCATGGCCGAGATGTTGCCAAAATCCGGGGTCCCTGGAGATTGAGAGAGGGTGTGGGACCTCGAGGCAGCCCCTGGGCCGCCCTCGTGGGCCCGGCTGCCTAGCCCCCCGCCTCAGCCCCCTCCAGCTCACCAGATAAGGCCATGGTGCCTCCTTCCCGCACGATTGCCTCTCCAGGGCCCTCCTTCGTCGTGGCCTGGAGCTGGAAGCGGTACCGCAGGTGGGGGCTGAGGTTCGTCAGGTTGTGCATCCGCAGCTCAGGGTCCGGGAGGTCGAAGGACAAGTGCTCTTTGCCCCCATCATCCACTGCGAGGACAGGCGAGGAGTCGGCTTTGGCCGCCAGCACCGCCCACCCCCggctcccctccacctcccagctGGGCTGGGCCGAAGCTCCGGGCCCACGACACACGTACGAGGTTGGTAGGAGAGCACGTAGCCCGTGAGCACGCCATTGTGGCTGAGCGGGGGCTGCCAGTGCAGCAGCAGGCTGGTGTCCGACTGGCACTCCAGGTGCAACGCCTCGGGGTGTCCAGGAACTGCGGGGCACGGAGACCAACGGCAGGTCGTCGCCCTGGCAACccgggtggggggagggcggggcaggggtgCAGGGCGCAAAGCTCACCTCCCTCGGGGGTGCTGAAGGTCATCTCGCTGGCGGGCCCCAGTCCCCGGCCATTAAAGGCCTGCACCTCCAGATGGTAGGAGCTGTAGGGCCGCAGGCCGCCCAGGATGGCGCTGGTGCTGTTGGCAGGCACCAGCACGTGGCCTCTGTGGACGTGCCTCTTGCTGTGCCTCCTCTGACTGCCCTCCCACCAGTACGTCACCTGCAGGCGGACAGGAGACCCCGAAAGGGCAGAAGGCCTCTGCCAGTGACCCTGGGGCACGtgttccctcctgccctcccagggGAGCCTTCCTTCCAACCTGAGCACTTCCGGGAGAGCAGCTGGCAGAAGCCCGCCCCCAACCTTGTCACTCCTGGTAGCCTCACCCCTCACCCCGGGGATCTCCCCAGCCCCTACGCCTCGGACTCTTACATTGTATCCCCGGAGGTGGCCCTTGACCTGGGCTGGGTCCACAGGCCACCATCTGACCAGCACCGTGCTCGAATTGAGGATCTTGATGCCTTCCAGCTCAGGGCTTGCCTGGGGGTCTGGAAACGGCCAATGACACGGATGAGGGCCTGTGGCATCCTGCGGCCAGCCCAGAACCCCGCCCTCCCACAGGGGGATGGCGGCTCTGGATGCGATATGAGGCGTGGGCAGTTTGATGAGCAGGGCGTTCGCATGGTCTCAGGGTGTCTCCCTGCAGACTGTTTATTAGTCGCGAGAGAAGACGGTAACTACGCCGAGTAGTAACTAGAAAAGACCTTGACTGGATGACCAAGCTTAACATCTGGTAACGCTCTACATTCAAGGAACGGACAGAAGCAGGATACCTAGACCCCATGCAGGATCCTGAATGGGACCCTGGACTGGGGTGAAGACACCACTGGTCCATACCACGGGGGTACCGGCTGCCACCCAGATAGATGCAAAGTTATAGATGCCAACTTGCTGACGGTAAATTTCTTTCTAGATCTTCATGACGGCACTTTGGTCATGTAAGGAAACATCCTTACTCTTAGGAAATGCACTACTGTATATTAAGAGGTAGGAGCTGGGCACCTGGGCGGATCCctgaggggctgggggggagTGGGCCATGCCGCGCACGCAGGCTCCACCCCTGGTGTGGGCGGGGCCAGCCCAATACTCACAATCCTCCCCAGAGTAGCCGATGGTGATCTGGGGCTCCGGGCCCTTGCCCTGGCTGTTGACGGCCTGGACCTTGATCTCATAGGGCACAAAGGTGGAAGTGTTGGACACCACCAGGAAGGGGTCGCTCACGATCTGTTCCTGCCAGGCCCCCTGTGTCTTCTGAGGGCGCCACTGCACGCGATACTGAACCTGGGGGGCATTCCAGTCCATCCACCGGAGCGGCTGGAGCGGGAGAGCAGAAAGGGAGCTGGTTGGCCAAGAGCCCCGTTCCCCGACCTCTGATCcactccccagcccagcctcaggTCCCTGGTCCTTAGGACAGCCAGGGGGAGCTGCAATATCTGGGTGCCAGTCTTACGTCTGGGGGTGAGCTCAGCCTAGGGGCCGCCTCACCTTCCAAGTGATGACCATGTTGTTGGTCTCGTTTCCTTCCCCCTTCACGTCCACGGGGTTCTTCTCCGGGGCTGCAAAGTAATGTGTTAACACATCAACGCTGTGGGGCTCCTGCTGAGGCCGTGAAGGCCCAGGACCAAGGAAGCAATGAGCCGTTCTGGCCCTGGAAGCAGAGGAGCTTGGGCACGGTCATTTCTCTAGACTCTCCTTGCAGAGCCCAGGGGGCCCGGCGCCTGAGGCCCCGCCCAGGTGCTCACCTGCTTCTGGAGTGAGCACAGTCTCcgaggctgggctgggctccccAGGGCCGTATTTGTTGATGGCAGTAACTCTAAAGGTGTAGTGGACATAAGGCGACAGCTTGAGGGTGGTGGAGGTCTGGTTCCCGGGCACCTTGCCCAGACTGTGCCACTTGTCAGGCGCCATCTCCTTGTCCTCGAACTCAATGTCATACTCTGCCAAGAAGTGGGGGGCAGTGACGGGGCGGCAAGGTCTGGCCCTccctgaggaggggagagggcgcCCCAGGCGACTGGTGTCCTCGGGCTCCTGCGAGCGACCCGGAGCCCCCGAACACAGGTGCGTGCTTCAGTGAGCCGGGCGGCCCCGGAGCCGCAGCTCTGGGAGGAGGGTGGGCCCGCCAGGAGGGAGGGCCAGTGGGGCGCCACGCTGGGGGCCTCTTACTCTCAATGGGGGCGTTGTGGTCGTCAGCGGGGCTCCAGGACAGGCGCACCTCGCTCTGCTTCAGCAGGTGGCGGTCAGACAGCTCCAGCTGAGGCACGGGGCCGGGGCTCCCTGAGGGCCACAGAGGGTGGATCTCGGGCCCACTCACAAGCcgaccaccccacccccctgcccgaAAGCGCCCTGCACTGTAAGCCTGGGCTCCCGTGCCCCCACACCTCTGGGCCACAAGCCTCATACCACGCGGGACTCACCCACCACCAGGAGCCCTGCCCTGCTCTCCACCGCGTCCAGCTTGGTGCTGGCCACGCAGCTGTAGTTTCCCTGGTCGCTGTAGTCCAGGCTGTGGATGACCAGGCGCCCGTCCTCTATGAAGtacctggcgggggtggggggcacgcgtGTTCTTCTGCTCCCGGCGGACCCGCTACTCCCTGCCACCTGCACTCTGCTCGCCCCGCTCCCCTCTCCTGCCAGAACCTTCCCCCTCAAAGCGGGGCACCCCCCCCCATGGATGAGGCCAGGAGGTCTGGACGTCCTGCCTTTCCCACTCTTCCCCCTTCCACCGAGCCCAGGTTGGGGCTGGGCCCGCACTTGTCACTGTCCCCAAGCTCCTGGAGGTCGCGACCATCCCCGCGCCAGGTGATGCTGTGCTGC is from Orcinus orca chromosome X, mOrcOrc1.1, whole genome shotgun sequence and encodes:
- the L1CAM gene encoding neural cell adhesion molecule L1 isoform X2; the encoded protein is MAVALRYLWPLLLCSPCLLIQIPEEYEGHHAMEPPVITEQSPRRVVVFPTDDISLKCEASGKPQVQFRWTRDGVLFKPKEEPGVTVNQAPHSGSFTITGNNSNFAQSFQGTYRCFASNKLGTAMSHEIQLMAEGTPKWPKETVRPVEAEEGESVILPCHPPPSAEPLRIYWMNSKILHIKQDERVTMGQNGNLYFANVLTSDNHSDYICHAHFPGTRTIIQKEPIDLRVKATNSMMDRKPRLLFPTDASTHLVALQGQPLALECIAEGFPTPTIKWLRPSGPMPADRVTYQNHNKTLQLLNVGEEDDGEYRCLAENSLGSDQHAYYVTVEAAPYWLHKPQSHLYGPGETARLDCQVQGRPQPEVTWRINGIPVEELAKDQKYRIHHGALILSNVQPSDTMVTQCEARNRHGLLLANAYIYVIELPAKILTPDNETYMAVQGSTAYLLCKAFGAPVPSVQWLDREGKTVLQDERFFPYTNGTLGIRDLQANDTGHYFCQAANDQNNVTIVANLQVKDATQITQGPRSAIEKKGSRVTFTCQASFDPSLQHSITWRGDGRDLQELGDSDKYFIEDGRLVIHSLDYSDQGNYSCVASTKLDAVESRAGLLVVGSPGPVPQLELSDRHLLKQSEVRLSWSPADDHNAPIEKYDIEFEDKEMAPDKWHSLGKVPGNQTSTTLKLSPYVHYTFRVTAINKYGPGEPSPASETVLTPEAAPEKNPVDVKGEGNETNNMVITWKPLRWMDWNAPQVQYRVQWRPQKTQGAWQEQIVSDPFLVVSNTSTFVPYEIKVQAVNSQGKGPEPQITIGYSGEDYPQASPELEGIKILNSSTVLVRWWPVDPAQVKGHLRGYNVTYWWEGSQRRHSKRHVHRGHVLVPANSTSAILGGLRPYSSYHLEVQAFNGRGLGPASEMTFSTPEGVPGHPEALHLECQSDTSLLLHWQPPLSHNGVLTGYVLSYQPLDDGGKEHLSFDLPDPELRMHNLTNLSPHLRYRFQLQATTKEGPGEAIVREGGTMALSGTPDFGNISAMAGENYSVVSWVPKEGQCNFGFQIWFKALGDEKLGAHLPPQYVSYNQSSYTQWDLQPDTDYEIHLLKERVLLHQMAVKTNGTGRVRLPPAGFATEGWFIGFVSAIIVLLLIFLILCFIKRSKGGKYSVKDKEDTQADSEARPMKDEAFGEYSDNEEKAFGSSQPSLNGDIKPLGSDDSLADYGGSVDVQFNEDGSFIGQYSGKKEKEAAGGNDSSGAASPINPAGTLE
- the L1CAM gene encoding neural cell adhesion molecule L1 isoform X1, with product MAVALRYLWPLLLCSPCLLIQIPEEYEGHHAMEPPVITEQSPRRVVVFPTDDISLKCEASGKPQVQFRWTRDGVLFKPKEEPGVTVNQAPHSGSFTITGNNSNFAQSFQGTYRCFASNKLGTAMSHEIQLMAEGTPKWPKETVRPVEAEEGESVILPCHPPPSAEPLRIYWMNSKILHIKQDERVTMGQNGNLYFANVLTSDNHSDYICHAHFPGTRTIIQKEPIDLRVKATNSMMDRKPRLLFPTDASTHLVALQGQPLALECIAEGFPTPTIKWLRPSGPMPADRVTYQNHNKTLQLLNVGEEDDGEYRCLAENSLGSDQHAYYVTVEAAPYWLHKPQSHLYGPGETARLDCQVQGRPQPEVTWRINGIPVEELAKDQKYRIHHGALILSNVQPSDTMVTQCEARNRHGLLLANAYIYVIELPAKILTPDNETYMAVQGSTAYLLCKAFGAPVPSVQWLDREGKTVLQDERFFPYTNGTLGIRDLQANDTGHYFCQAANDQNNVTIVANLQVKDATQITQGPRSAIEKKGSRVTFTCQASFDPSLQHSITWRGDGRDLQELGDSDKYFIEDGRLVIHSLDYSDQGNYSCVASTKLDAVESRAGLLVVGSPGPVPQLELSDRHLLKQSEVRLSWSPADDHNAPIEKYDIEFEDKEMAPDKWHSLGKVPGNQTSTTLKLSPYVHYTFRVTAINKYGPGEPSPASETVLTPEAAPEKNPVDVKGEGNETNNMVITWKPLRWMDWNAPQVQYRVQWRPQKTQGAWQEQIVSDPFLVVSNTSTFVPYEIKVQAVNSQGKGPEPQITIGYSGEDYPQASPELEGIKILNSSTVLVRWWPVDPAQVKGHLRGYNVTYWWEGSQRRHSKRHVHRGHVLVPANSTSAILGGLRPYSSYHLEVQAFNGRGLGPASEMTFSTPEGVPGHPEALHLECQSDTSLLLHWQPPLSHNGVLTGYVLSYQPLDDGGKEHLSFDLPDPELRMHNLTNLSPHLRYRFQLQATTKEGPGEAIVREGGTMALSGTPDFGNISAMAGENYSVVSWVPKEGQCNFGFQIWFKALGDEKLGAHLPPQYVSYNQSSYTQWDLQPDTDYEIHLLKERVLLHQMAVKTNGTGRVRLPPAGFATEGWFIGFVSAIIVLLLIFLILCFIKRSKGGKYSVKDKEDTQADSEARPMKDEAFGEYRSLESDNEEKAFGSSQPSLNGDIKPLGSDDSLADYGGSVDVQFNEDGSFIGQYSGKKEKEAAGGNDSSGAASPINPAGTLE